A genome region from Corvus hawaiiensis isolate bCorHaw1 chromosome 4, bCorHaw1.pri.cur, whole genome shotgun sequence includes the following:
- the LUC7L2 gene encoding putative RNA-binding protein Luc7-like 2 isoform X3, which yields MDLGECLKVHDLALRADYEIASKDQDFFFELDAMDHLQSFIADCDRRTEVAKKRLAETQEEISAEVAAKAERVHELNEEIGKLLAKVEQLGADGNVEESQKVMDEVEKARVKKREAEEVYRNSMPASSFQQQKLRVCEVCSAYLGLHDNDRRLADHFGGKLHLGFIEIREKLEELRRIVADKQEKRNQERLKRREEREREEREKLRRSRSHSKHAKRSRSRDRRRHRSRSASRERKRRTRSKSREKRHRHRSRSTSRSRSRSHHRSRHSSRERSRERSSKKRSSKERSSRDKERSRDRDRTSRDKDRSSRERSPRDFKDKKRSYESANGRSEEPRSSEEREAGEI from the exons ATGGACCTTGGAGAATGCCTGAAAGTGCATGACCTGGCATTAAGGGCAGACTATGAAATAGCATCCAAAGATCAAGATTTCTTCTTTGAGCTTGAT GCAATGGACCACCTGCAGTCATTTATTGCAGACTGTGACCGGCGAACAGAAGTGGCTAAGAAAAGACTAGCAGAAACCCAGGAAGAGATCAGTGCTGAAGTTGCAGCTAAG GCTGAAAGAGTTCATGAATTGAATGAAGAAATTGGGAAACTGTTGGCCAAAGTAGAACAGCTCGGAGCTGATGGGAATGTGGAAGAATCTCAAAAAGTAATGGATGAAGTAGAGAAGGCTCGGGTaaagaagagagaagcagaa gaAGTATACAGGAATTCTATGCCTGCTTCcagctttcagcagcagaagctACGGGTTTGTGAAGTGTGCTCGGCTTATCTTGGTCTTCATGACAATGACAGACGACTTGCTGATCACTTTGGAGGAAAACTACATTTGGGATTTATTGAAATAAGAGAGAAGCTTGAGGAACTCAGG aGGATTGTGGCTGATAAACAGGAGAAACGAAATCAAGAGCGTCTGAAAcgcagagaggagagggaaagagaagaaagggagaaacTAAGGAG gTCCAGATCCCACAGCAAGCATGCCAAAAG ATCTAGGTCCCGAGATCGCCGCAGACACCGGTCTCGCTCGGCCTCGCGGGAACGGAAGAGAAGGACTCGATCCAAATCCCGTGAGAAGCGCCACCGCCACAGGTCCCGCTCCACCAGCCGCAGCCGGAGCCGCAGCCATCATAGaagcaggcacagctccagggagagaAGCCGAGAACGCAGTTCTAAAAAGAG ATCCTCTAAAGAAAGAtcttccagagacaaagagcgTTCGAGAGATCGCGATAGAACATCCCGTGATAAAGACAGAAGCTCGAGGGAGAGGTCGCCGCGGGATTTCAAAGACAAGAAACGTTCGTACGAAAGCGCTAATGGCCGATCGGAAGAGCCGAGGAGCTCAGAGGAGCGTGAAGCAGGGGAGATATAA